In the genome of Gloeomargarita sp. SRBZ-1_bins_9, one region contains:
- a CDS encoding GAF domain-containing protein, with the protein MFTSSPQASSPEQLSQAWLVTVLNSIADGVIVTDGQGQVTAINRAALQLTGLTTEQAVGRPLPEVLRLSHPEQEGVLAELMQQVLQQGVTTGLPRDTRLVRPDGLDYLSATLTPLTPPAQGMVVTFREINRHRQLEDSLREQVRREHLLGEIASRIHRSLELTTVLQTAVTEIRLCLQVERVWVCRLGLEGWVEVVHEAVAPSSPSLLGQRWQLLPAEPLACLYRGESVILADMEALVQSTPWAEAWRAMGVASALLTPISQGERLWGVLVATDGLRGRTWTAAERQLVERLAVQLGIGIERAQLVQQLRSLNSTLEMQVAERTRELQQALQVAQVLYAVTEQVRCSLDEGQIFRTALDCLGQTLGADYCWAALYDETQQQATITYEYVAGTWPTALSTLGTTVELRQYPELYDHLLKGQVWHAPPVTVLPPVYAQFWTPGGQMLIAPITDDQGVMGELGVALTRPQTQVSLDLVPHVANQCAIAIRQARLYQQAQAQVVELERLNRLKDDFLSTVSHELRTPLSNMKLALKMLGLTLRRGGASAKSAKLLQYLEILEREYERETQLIQDLLQLRQLDTAQPSLPRVTVDLHQWLPAVLRPLQLQANQKNLGLTYTLDPALTQVSVHTFSLERIIAELLTNAIKYTPAGGTIHLSTRKLGDFWQLEVANTGVEIPPAELRRIFEPFYRVPRSDRWQPGGMGLGLALVQRLVGHLGGTITADSERGHIRFRVILPLYSDEAR; encoded by the coding sequence ATGTTCACGTCATCCCCCCAGGCGTCTTCCCCAGAACAGCTATCTCAAGCTTGGTTGGTAACCGTACTGAACAGCATTGCCGATGGGGTGATCGTTACGGATGGGCAGGGCCAAGTCACAGCTATTAACCGGGCGGCTTTACAGTTGACGGGTCTGACGACCGAACAGGCGGTCGGGCGTCCGTTGCCGGAAGTGTTGCGTTTGTCCCATCCTGAGCAGGAAGGGGTACTGGCGGAGTTGATGCAGCAGGTGTTGCAACAGGGGGTAACGACGGGGTTGCCCCGGGATACGCGCCTGGTGCGCCCTGATGGCTTGGATTACCTATCGGCGACCTTGACGCCTTTGACGCCACCGGCCCAGGGGATGGTGGTGACGTTTCGGGAAATTAATCGGCACCGGCAATTGGAGGATTCCCTGCGGGAGCAGGTTCGGCGGGAGCATTTGCTGGGGGAAATTGCCAGCCGGATTCATCGCTCCCTGGAGCTGACTACCGTTTTGCAAACGGCGGTGACGGAGATTCGTCTGTGCCTACAGGTGGAACGGGTGTGGGTCTGTCGGCTGGGGCTGGAGGGCTGGGTAGAAGTCGTGCACGAAGCAGTGGCACCAAGCAGCCCTTCCCTGTTGGGCCAACGGTGGCAATTGCTACCCGCAGAACCCCTGGCGTGCCTGTACCGGGGCGAATCGGTAATCTTGGCAGATATGGAGGCCTTGGTCCAGTCCACCCCCTGGGCAGAGGCTTGGCGGGCAATGGGCGTGGCGTCGGCCCTGTTGACACCCATTAGTCAGGGGGAGCGGTTGTGGGGCGTTTTGGTGGCCACCGATGGCCTACGGGGACGGACCTGGACCGCCGCTGAACGACAGTTGGTGGAACGCCTGGCGGTGCAGTTGGGCATCGGTATTGAACGGGCCCAGTTGGTGCAACAGTTGCGCAGTCTCAACAGCACTCTAGAGATGCAGGTGGCCGAACGGACGCGGGAATTGCAGCAGGCGTTGCAGGTAGCTCAGGTGCTGTACGCGGTGACCGAACAGGTGCGCTGCAGCCTGGACGAGGGGCAAATTTTTCGTACCGCTTTAGATTGCCTTGGCCAAACCCTGGGCGCGGATTACTGTTGGGCAGCCCTGTACGACGAAACCCAACAACAAGCCACCATTACCTACGAATATGTCGCCGGGACGTGGCCTACGGCCCTATCCACCCTGGGGACGACGGTGGAGTTGCGGCAGTACCCGGAACTCTACGACCACCTACTCAAGGGCCAGGTGTGGCACGCTCCCCCGGTCACGGTGCTACCGCCGGTCTATGCCCAGTTTTGGACCCCAGGCGGCCAGATGCTGATTGCCCCTATCACAGACGACCAGGGGGTGATGGGGGAGTTGGGCGTGGCCCTGACCCGACCCCAGACCCAAGTATCGCTGGATTTGGTCCCCCACGTGGCCAATCAATGCGCCATTGCCATCCGTCAAGCCCGTTTATATCAACAGGCCCAGGCCCAGGTTGTGGAATTGGAACGGCTAAACCGGCTCAAGGATGATTTCCTGAGTACCGTCTCCCATGAACTGCGCACCCCCCTGTCCAACATGAAACTGGCGCTCAAGATGTTGGGGCTAACCCTGCGCCGGGGAGGGGCGTCGGCCAAATCGGCCAAACTGCTGCAATATCTGGAAATTCTGGAGCGGGAATACGAGCGGGAGACCCAGTTGATTCAGGATTTGCTCCAGTTGCGCCAGTTAGACACTGCCCAGCCGTCCCTACCCCGGGTCACGGTTGACCTGCACCAATGGCTACCGGCGGTCCTGCGTCCCTTGCAACTCCAGGCGAACCAAAAAAACCTCGGGTTGACCTACACCCTAGACCCGGCCTTGACCCAGGTCAGCGTCCACACCTTCAGCCTAGAGCGCATCATCGCCGAACTGCTAACCAACGCCATCAAGTACACGCCCGCCGGCGGCACGATTCATCTGAGCACCCGTAAACTGGGGGATTTTTGGCAACTGGAGGTGGCCAATACCGGTGTAGAGATTCCCCCGGCAGAACTCCGGCGCATTTTTGAGCCGTTCTACCGCGTTCCCCGCAGTGACCGCTGGCAACCAGGAGGTATGGGTTTGGGGTTAGCCCTGGTGCAACGCTTGGTCGGTCACTTGGGGGGAACCATCACCGCCGACAGTGAACGCGGGCACATCCGATTCCGTGTGATTTTACCCCTGTATTCTGACGAAGCCCGTTGA
- the rnc gene encoding ribonuclease III gives MVPVGSQRQHALAKLLQRLGVDPQGMDWGLLDQALTHSSFDPQRNYETLEFVGDGVLRLLAADFLWQHYPGQSVGEYTALRSVLVSNRLLQRLAHSYGLASLVLVGQRLATPGLWLADVLEAVAGAIYLSKRTLAALQPCFYPYWQREAERIRQDPARFNYKNALQEWTQAHYRSLPIYQTEILAGTPERFRARVYVQNQLVGIGHGESAKAAQQAAAREAWGTLTGQSAALSL, from the coding sequence ATGGTGCCTGTGGGTTCCCAGCGACAACACGCCCTGGCGAAGTTATTGCAGCGGTTGGGGGTGGATCCCCAGGGGATGGATTGGGGGTTGCTGGACCAGGCATTGACCCACAGCAGCTTTGACCCCCAACGCAACTACGAGACCCTGGAGTTTGTTGGGGATGGGGTGCTGCGGCTACTGGCGGCGGATTTCCTGTGGCAGCACTATCCGGGGCAGTCGGTGGGGGAGTACACGGCCCTGCGCTCGGTGCTGGTCAGTAACCGGTTGTTGCAGCGTTTGGCCCATAGCTATGGCCTGGCTTCGTTGGTTCTGGTGGGGCAGCGTTTGGCAACGCCGGGGCTGTGGTTGGCGGACGTTCTGGAGGCGGTGGCCGGGGCGATTTACTTGAGCAAACGGACCTTGGCGGCTCTACAACCCTGCTTTTATCCCTACTGGCAACGGGAAGCCGAACGCATCCGCCAGGACCCGGCCCGCTTCAATTACAAAAACGCCCTGCAGGAGTGGACCCAGGCCCATTACCGCAGTCTGCCCATTTATCAGACGGAAATCTTGGCAGGAACACCGGAGCGATTTAGGGCGCGGGTGTATGTCCAGAACCAACTGGTGGGGATAGGTCACGGGGAATCGGCCAAGGCAGCGCAACAGGCGGCAGCCCGGGAAGCTTGGGGCACGCTAACCGGTCAATCGGCGGCCTTATCCCTCTAG
- a CDS encoding FHA domain-containing protein: MSQPTQPDSLTPLQAHQLRLVHVRTGTVVPIPQHRNVLLVGKPNDHLPPDIDVAGFPDADIVSRIHARLIVQDNQVAIEDMGSTNGTYVNGQRLRVGQRCTLKAGDWIALGKEDKVTFLLQQD; the protein is encoded by the coding sequence ATGTCGCAACCGACCCAACCCGACTCATTAACCCCTCTACAAGCCCATCAGCTCCGATTGGTGCATGTACGGACGGGAACGGTTGTCCCCATTCCTCAGCATCGGAACGTCCTACTGGTGGGTAAACCCAACGATCACCTGCCGCCGGATATTGATGTGGCCGGTTTTCCCGACGCCGATATTGTCTCGCGCATCCACGCCCGCTTGATTGTCCAGGACAACCAGGTGGCCATTGAAGACATGGGCAGCACCAACGGTACCTACGTCAATGGCCAACGGTTGCGCGTCGGCCAGCGTTGCACCCTAAAAGCCGGGGACTGGATTGCTCTTGGGAAGGAGGATAAGGTGACGTTTTTACTCCAACAGGATTGA
- a CDS encoding DUF3110 domain-containing protein: MRVYVLIYNPGTDNEGIHSLKVGGEETILMFEDQDDAARFADYLEAQDFPVPTVQAIDPEEIRQFCQENGFHYQLVPAGTLLLPPERNVERTDWQPDATPAGDGLDEIRRRLERLL; encoded by the coding sequence ATGCGGGTTTACGTCCTGATCTACAATCCGGGGACCGACAACGAGGGCATTCACAGCCTGAAGGTGGGGGGGGAAGAGACTATCTTGATGTTTGAGGACCAGGACGACGCGGCCCGCTTTGCCGACTATCTGGAGGCCCAGGATTTTCCCGTACCCACGGTGCAGGCCATTGACCCGGAAGAAATCCGCCAGTTTTGCCAGGAAAACGGGTTTCATTACCAACTGGTACCGGCGGGAACCTTGCTGTTGCCCCCGGAACGGAACGTCGAACGCACCGACTGGCAACCGGACGCAACCCCAGCCGGTGATGGGTTAGACGAGATTCGCCGGCGCTTGGAGCGATTGCTGTAG
- a CDS encoding alpha/beta hydrolase, protein MTLSPVPVFHVSELEAQGIFYHQGDCFTFQNHRLRKGQVFAAHLREQAVALAEQYQAQGRFCLLVEQEGMLTLCREDAPTPPVQEEQVPKPSLLTVPQLRPVSLGEPYRHLSSADRQLAETLAQVRQTFARRQVQAVGLTWHYWVGGAGTQAILFLPGTVHWGDLWFRYLQAWQGEFRVIAPTYPPATRIEHLVAGLRQMLKQEQVGRVHLLGHSLGGMVALALVRLYPELVGHLVLSHTGIGAPGPERVQRARATERYLQRLTASQIAQQLYPRIAEKHLAAVPQRHFWQAYIREVLQGTSKTEFLHLHCRVVADFFQNYRFGPQELASFPGRVLLVSADNDTTFTPAEQAALQALFPQATTHICQGTGHYSVVVAFDQLYPRLTAFWQG, encoded by the coding sequence ATGACCCTGTCCCCTGTTCCGGTATTCCACGTCAGCGAGCTAGAGGCGCAAGGGATTTTCTATCATCAGGGGGACTGTTTTACGTTTCAGAACCACCGGTTGCGCAAGGGGCAGGTCTTCGCCGCCCATTTACGGGAACAGGCGGTGGCCCTGGCGGAGCAATACCAAGCCCAAGGGCGCTTTTGTCTGCTGGTGGAGCAGGAGGGCATGTTGACCCTCTGCCGGGAGGATGCGCCCACTCCCCCTGTCCAGGAGGAGCAGGTCCCTAAGCCCTCCTTGTTGACCGTTCCCCAGCTCCGGCCGGTTTCCCTTGGCGAACCCTACCGGCATCTGTCCTCTGCAGACCGACAACTCGCGGAAACCCTGGCCCAGGTGCGGCAGACGTTTGCGCGGCGGCAGGTGCAGGCGGTGGGGTTGACCTGGCACTACTGGGTTGGGGGCGCCGGCACCCAGGCCATCCTGTTTTTGCCGGGGACGGTGCATTGGGGCGACCTGTGGTTTCGCTATCTACAGGCCTGGCAGGGGGAGTTTCGGGTCATAGCCCCCACCTATCCGCCGGCAACCCGCATCGAGCACTTGGTGGCAGGTTTGCGGCAGATGCTGAAACAGGAGCAGGTAGGGCGGGTGCATCTGCTAGGGCATTCCCTAGGGGGGATGGTGGCCCTGGCGCTGGTGCGGCTGTATCCCGAGCTGGTGGGGCATTTGGTGCTGTCCCACACGGGCATCGGAGCGCCAGGACCAGAGCGGGTGCAACGGGCGCGGGCCACGGAACGCTACTTACAACGGCTGACAGCCTCCCAGATCGCCCAGCAGTTATATCCGCGCATTGCCGAGAAACACCTGGCGGCTGTCCCCCAACGGCATTTCTGGCAGGCCTACATCCGGGAGGTCCTACAGGGCACCAGCAAAACCGAATTTCTCCATCTCCACTGCCGGGTGGTGGCCGACTTTTTCCAGAACTATCGCTTTGGTCCCCAGGAATTGGCTTCCTTCCCTGGCCGGGTATTGCTGGTGAGCGCCGATAACGACACCACCTTTACCCCAGCTGAACAAGCCGCGCTGCAAGCCCTATTTCCCCAAGCCACAACCCATATCTGTCAGGGCACGGGGCATTACAGCGTGGTGGTGGCCTTTGACCAACTTTACCCCCGCCTGACGGCTTTTTGGCAGGGTTAG
- a CDS encoding serine/threonine phosphatase has product MDTAPPMDRLTTQAPPRLINLEVAGLTDVGCQREYNQDYFYAHTVIQRRLSPQGEVVQGRGLYILCDGMGGHAGGDEASQLATHKLATYLLEHWTEGELPGPEVIQAGVGVANQAIYLRNEEEYRRGKGRMGTTLVAVLVQDNQVAVTHVGDSRVYRINQSEGLKQLTQDHEVGQWEIQRGTDPAIAYSRPDAYQLTQALGPRHEQTLEVDVEYFSVTEDTVLLLCSDGLSDNGLVEAHWQQYIKPLLLPQAGLIHLQAATKQLIDLANQLNGHDNITVVLVKMQVQPASPANG; this is encoded by the coding sequence ATGGATACTGCCCCGCCCATGGACCGCCTGACCACTCAAGCGCCCCCCCGGTTGATCAACCTGGAGGTAGCCGGTCTGACGGACGTGGGCTGCCAGCGGGAATATAACCAGGATTATTTCTATGCCCACACGGTCATCCAGCGCCGCCTAAGCCCCCAGGGGGAAGTGGTCCAAGGCAGGGGGTTGTATATTCTGTGCGACGGCATGGGGGGGCACGCCGGGGGTGATGAAGCCAGCCAGTTGGCGACTCACAAGCTGGCAACCTATTTGCTGGAGCATTGGACGGAGGGGGAACTGCCGGGGCCAGAGGTGATCCAGGCGGGGGTGGGGGTGGCCAACCAGGCCATTTACCTGCGCAATGAGGAGGAATATCGGCGGGGCAAGGGCCGCATGGGGACAACCCTGGTGGCGGTTCTGGTGCAGGACAACCAGGTGGCGGTGACCCACGTGGGCGACAGCCGGGTGTACCGGATCAATCAATCGGAGGGGTTAAAGCAGCTCACCCAAGACCACGAGGTGGGGCAGTGGGAAATTCAGCGGGGGACGGACCCGGCGATTGCCTACAGCCGCCCCGATGCTTACCAACTCACCCAAGCTCTGGGTCCCCGCCACGAACAAACCCTAGAGGTGGATGTGGAGTATTTTTCCGTTACGGAAGACACGGTGTTGCTGCTTTGCTCCGACGGGTTATCGGACAACGGCCTAGTGGAGGCGCACTGGCAGCAATATATCAAGCCCTTGTTGTTGCCCCAGGCGGGGTTGATTCACCTACAGGCGGCCACCAAGCAATTGATTGACCTGGCCAATCAACTCAACGGCCACGACAACATCACCGTGGTATTGGTCAAGATGCAAGTGCAACCGGCGTCCCCGGCGAATGGATGA
- a CDS encoding phospholipid carrier-dependent glycosyltransferase translates to MLKRWGYWALWGGLWGVSLGLRFADLDRLHELVFDEVYFAKFAYNYLHNVPFFDGHPPLGKYFIALGMWVAGGFHPWSYRWVNALVGSALPLLVGLLTYELSRHRWLALVAGYLVATDGLLLVESRYALINVHLMALGLLGQWLVLRRQVWAGVLLGASAAVKWNGLAYWFGGLLAAGKLRWRWGALLLGLVLLPLGTYWLTWWPHLQQNPQQDVLTLHREMVRAHTRIGSGPEVHPYCSAWWSWPLLLRPVSYYYRSEQGLITHVQAMGNPLLWWLVLGAVLVYLPQLRHRNPPWPLQFALGNYLLHWLPWALVPRCLFIYHYLPALGFGCVVLAWGLVTLWQQGYRRLAATLLALPTLALVFWLPVYLGWPLTPTTWRWRFWLPSWI, encoded by the coding sequence ATGCTTAAGCGCTGGGGGTACTGGGCGCTGTGGGGGGGACTGTGGGGCGTCAGTTTGGGGTTGCGCTTTGCCGACCTGGACCGCTTGCACGAACTGGTGTTTGACGAGGTCTATTTCGCTAAGTTTGCCTACAACTACCTGCACAACGTCCCTTTTTTCGACGGTCACCCGCCCTTGGGCAAGTACTTCATTGCCCTGGGGATGTGGGTTGCCGGGGGCTTCCATCCCTGGAGCTATCGCTGGGTGAACGCTTTGGTGGGGTCCGCGCTGCCCCTACTGGTGGGATTACTCACCTACGAATTGAGCCGCCACCGCTGGCTGGCCCTGGTTGCCGGTTATCTGGTGGCCACCGACGGCCTGTTGCTGGTGGAGTCCCGCTACGCCCTAATCAACGTGCACCTAATGGCGTTGGGACTGCTGGGGCAATGGCTGGTGTTGCGTCGACAGGTGTGGGCAGGGGTGTTGCTGGGCGCCAGTGCTGCTGTGAAATGGAATGGCCTAGCCTATTGGTTCGGGGGTCTGCTGGCCGCCGGCAAACTGCGCTGGCGTTGGGGAGCGCTCCTGCTGGGCCTGGTGCTCCTGCCCTTGGGAACCTACTGGCTCACCTGGTGGCCCCACCTGCAGCAGAACCCCCAACAGGATGTGCTCACCCTGCATCGGGAGATGGTGCGCGCCCACACCCGCATCGGCTCCGGTCCCGAGGTGCATCCCTACTGTTCTGCTTGGTGGTCCTGGCCCCTGCTGCTGCGCCCTGTAAGCTACTACTACCGGAGTGAGCAGGGACTGATTACCCACGTCCAGGCCATGGGCAATCCCTTGCTGTGGTGGTTGGTGCTGGGGGCGGTCCTGGTGTACTTACCCCAACTCCGGCACCGAAATCCCCCTTGGCCGTTGCAATTTGCCCTGGGGAACTACCTGCTCCACTGGCTGCCCTGGGCCTTGGTGCCGCGTTGCCTGTTCATCTACCACTACCTGCCGGCCCTGGGGTTTGGGTGTGTGGTGTTGGCGTGGGGGCTGGTCACCCTTTGGCAACAGGGGTACCGACGGCTGGCCGCCACTTTGCTAGCGTTACCCACCCTGGCCCTGGTGTTTTGGTTACCCGTGTACCTGGGGTGGCCCTTGACCCCCACCACCTGGCGTTGGCGTTTTTGGCTGCCCAGTTGGATTTAG
- the lysS gene encoding lysine--tRNA ligase: MTQRTGEELRQQRLEKAHQWRQVGVNPYPYRYDRTHSSAALQETYRDLSPGAEVAVTVRVAGRIRARRVFGKLAFFTLQDEQGTIQLYLEKQRIQAVMGEAAFEQLKQWTDVGDFLGAEGTIKRTEKGELSVYVQRYELLCKSLLPLPDKWHGLTDVEKRYRQRYVDLIVNPEVREIFRRRAKLVQLTRRYLDERGFLEMETPVLQPQAGGAEARPFITHHNALDMDLYLRIATELHLKRLLVGGFERVYELGRIFRNEGISTRHNPEFTSIEVYQAYADYTDMMALTQDLITTVTQELLGTLQVTYQGQVIDLTPPWRQVTMVDLVREKTGWDFYGFDTLARGQQMAEKCGLTNAQDYDSLGRLLNALFEEFCEADLVQPTFVLDFPVEISPLAKKHRTQSGLVERFELFIAGRELANSFSELTDPVDQRERFEQQAARKAAGEAEAHGMDEDFLTALEYGMPPTGGMGLGIDRWVMLVTDAASIREVIPFPLLKPEHA, translated from the coding sequence ATGACCCAGCGCACCGGGGAGGAACTGCGCCAGCAACGCCTGGAAAAAGCCCACCAATGGCGCCAGGTCGGTGTCAATCCCTACCCCTACCGCTACGACCGCACCCATTCGTCGGCAGCTCTCCAGGAAACCTACCGGGACCTGTCGCCGGGGGCAGAGGTGGCCGTTACGGTGCGGGTGGCGGGGCGGATCAGGGCGCGGCGGGTCTTTGGCAAACTGGCTTTTTTTACCCTGCAGGATGAACAGGGCACGATCCAGTTGTATTTGGAAAAGCAGCGTATCCAGGCGGTGATGGGGGAGGCAGCCTTTGAGCAGCTCAAGCAGTGGACGGATGTGGGAGATTTCCTGGGGGCCGAAGGAACTATCAAGCGCACGGAAAAGGGGGAGCTGTCGGTCTATGTGCAGCGCTATGAGTTGCTCTGTAAATCTCTGCTGCCCCTGCCGGATAAATGGCACGGCCTGACGGATGTGGAAAAACGCTACCGCCAGCGCTATGTGGATTTGATCGTCAACCCTGAGGTGCGGGAAATCTTCCGGCGGCGGGCCAAACTGGTGCAACTGACGCGCCGGTACCTGGATGAACGGGGCTTTTTGGAGATGGAGACGCCGGTGCTGCAACCACAAGCGGGGGGAGCGGAAGCCCGTCCTTTTATCACCCACCACAACGCCCTGGACATGGACCTCTACCTGCGCATTGCTACGGAGTTGCACCTGAAGCGTCTGCTGGTGGGCGGCTTTGAGCGGGTATACGAATTGGGGCGTATCTTTCGCAATGAGGGCATCTCCACCCGCCACAACCCAGAATTCACCTCCATCGAGGTCTATCAGGCCTATGCCGACTACACCGACATGATGGCCCTCACCCAGGACTTAATCACCACTGTCACCCAGGAGTTGCTGGGCACGCTGCAGGTGACCTACCAGGGGCAGGTGATCGATTTGACCCCCCCCTGGCGCCAAGTGACCATGGTGGACCTGGTGCGGGAAAAAACGGGGTGGGACTTCTACGGGTTTGATACCCTGGCCCGGGGGCAGCAGATGGCCGAAAAGTGTGGCCTGACCAACGCCCAGGACTACGACAGCCTAGGACGCTTGCTCAATGCCCTGTTTGAGGAATTCTGTGAAGCGGACTTGGTGCAGCCTACGTTTGTGCTGGACTTTCCGGTGGAGATTTCTCCCCTGGCGAAAAAACACCGCACCCAATCGGGATTGGTGGAGCGCTTCGAACTATTTATTGCCGGGCGGGAATTGGCCAACAGTTTTTCCGAACTGACCGACCCTGTTGACCAGCGGGAGCGGTTTGAGCAACAGGCGGCCCGCAAAGCTGCCGGGGAGGCGGAGGCCCACGGGATGGATGAGGACTTTTTGACCGCCCTGGAGTACGGGATGCCGCCGACGGGGGGGATGGGTTTGGGGATTGACCGCTGGGTGATGTTGGTGACGGATGCAGCCAGTATTCGCGAGGTGATTCCCTTTCCGCTGCTCAAGCCGGAGCATGCTTAA